From the Alkalibacter saccharofermentans DSM 14828 genome, the window AAGTATAATGTTTCAAGGGACAGGTTCGTCAGTGGGCAAGAGCATTCTGACGGCAGGAATATCCAGGGTTTTAAAGAATAGAGGCTTGAATGTTGCGCCTTTTAAATCTCAGAACATGGCATTGAACAGTTTCATCACGGCAGACGGAAAAGAGATGGGAAGAGCCCAAGTAGTACAGGCGGAAGCTGCTGGGATAGAGCCAAAAGTGCATATGAATCCCATTTTGCTTAAGCCCTCTTCAGACGTAGGGGCTCAAGTAATATTAATGGGTGAAGTCTATAAAAATATGGATGCCAGAGAATACCATGCATATAAGCCGAAACTTAAGAAGCTTGTAAAAAGCGCCTATGAAATGCTGGAAAGGGAACATGATTGCATTGTTCTAGAAGGGGCAGGTAGTCCTGCTGAAATCAACTTAAGGGAAGACGACCTGGTAAACATGGGGATGGCAGAGCTTTGTGATTGTCCTGTAGTGTTAATTGGAGACATAGACAGAGGTGGTGTCTTTGCCTCTATATACGGAACATATATGCTCCTGGAAGATAATGAAAAGGAGAGGGTAAAGGGGTTTGTGATCAATAAATTTAGAGGAGATATCACCCTGCTCACTTCAGGAATAGAAATGTTGGAGGGAAAGATAGGCATACCTTGTCTCGGCGTAGTCCCTTATTTTAGGCATCACATAGACGATGAGGACAGCGTTTCTCTCAGGTTTGGAGAGAAGAAAAACAAAGATGTAAAAATCGGAGTATTAAAACTTCCCCATATATCAAATTTTACAGACTATACTCCTTTTGAGATGGAAGAGGACGTGGAAATAAGATACATTAAAAGCAGTTATGAATTTGAAGGCATTGATTTTTTAATAATTCCGGGCAGCAAGAATACCATTGAGGACATGATATACCTTAAAGAAACCGGAATGAAGGAGCAGGTATTAAAGCTTCATAAAAAGGGAGTGCCGATATTTGGGATATGTGGAGGGTATCAGATACTGGGGAAAAAGATCATTGATTATGGCAATTATGAATCTCGAGTGAATGAAATAGACGGACTGGGACTCATAGATTCGATTACTACAATATTCCAAGGGAAAAGAACGGAGCAGGTAAATGGGAAGCTATGCTTCGATTATTTTGGGAATAAGCTAAGGGATAGAGTATCGGGTTATGAAATACATATGGGAGTAACAGAGCTAAAAGAAGACATAAATCCCATGCTGATATTGAGCACTGGGGAAAGGGAAGGTGCGGTTAAAGACGGTGGACTGGTTTCAGGCACGTATCTTCATGGCATTTTCGACAATGAAGAACCTAGAAAGACTATTTTGAATGCCATACGGAAAGATAAAGGCGTTGAAAACGGAAAGGCTACGGAGAGTTTTTCCCAGTTCAAGGAAAAGCAGTACTCTCAGCTGGGTGAAGTATTAGAGAGAAGCTTGGATATAGATAAAATAATTGGAATAATGAAAGGGTAGCATATGGGGAAAATTACTTTGGTAACCGGAGGGGCAAGAAGCGGGAAAAGCACTTTTGCCGAGAACAGAGCTAGAGAAAAGGAAAAAGTCGCATATATAGCAACTTCCATACCTTTTGATGAGGGAATGGCTCACAGGATAAAGAAGCACAGGGAGCAAAGGCCTAACAGCTGGATTACGGTGGAAAAGCACAAGGATTTTAACAGCTTGACGTTAACGCCTGAAATAAAAGATTGTGGTCTTTTCCTTGTTGATTGCCTGACAGTTATGATCACTAATCTGATGTTTTACAGTGGTCTTGATTTTGACACATGCTCCCATGAGCAGGTGGATGATTTGGAGCTGGAAATTAAAAAAGAGGTGGATAGCCTTTTAAATCTTGCATTAGACAAGGACATGATTATAGTGACAAATGAACTGGGCATGGGGTTGGTCCCCGCGTACAAAATGGGAAGCTATTTCCGGGATATAGCCGGAAGGATGAACCAGCTAGTGGCCCAGAGGGCGGATGAAGTATATTTTATTGTGAGTGGAATAGAAATCAAAATCAAGTAGGTGAGATGATGAGAAAGTTGCTCATAGCGATAGGCTTTTACACAAGGATACCAGTGAACTTTAAAAAAGAGGTCACAACAGACGAATTCTACAGCTCAATGAGGCTTATGCCGCTTGTGGGAGTCATAATCGGAGGCCTGATGTATGCCGGGAGCATTCTCTTGGAAAGATATGATGCTGATGTAAGGGGATTGAGTCTTGCGGTTTTTTATATAATGCTGACAGGTGGACTTCATATAGATGGCTATATGGATAGTTTAGACGGGCTTATGAGCAACAGAGATAAAGCTAAAGCCCTTGAAATTATGAAAGACAGCCGGGTTGGAGCTTTTGGCGCATTGGGAATAATAGTGCTCTTTGCCGTTTATGTGGTTTTCATGAAGCATTCACAATCGGAAGTGCTATTTTTAATGCCCATCGCTGGAAGGTGTTGCGGGCTGGTTTCGGCAGGGATGACTTCGTATGCAAGGGAAAGCATGGATTTGGGAGGAAGGTTCGTAGAAGGGACGAAACTATGGCATGGGGCAGCAGCGATATCGATTTGCGGGGTAATTGCAGCCTTGATTAACACTGACTACTTAGTGCCTTTGGCCGTTACAGTATTAATTGCCGCTTCCATGGTCAAGTGGATAGAAAGAAAAATTGGTGGAACTACCGGGGACACTACGGGGATGATCATCGAGATGGCTCAAGGAGTGTTTTTAATATCGGTTTATTTCCATCTCGGATGAAAGGGGCTTTGGTGAATGAAATTTTATATGGTTAGACACGTTGAGACTACCGGAAATATTGAAAATCGATTTGCGGGCATAACTGAAACAGGATACACTGAGAATGGCCTTAGGCAGTTTGAGGTGCTGACAAAGAAGCTTGCTGAAGATTTCGAGTTTGACAGCATATATTCAAGCCCCATATCCAGAGCAAAAAAAATTGCATGTGCCGTAGGCAATCAAATCAGTCTGAAAGTGAATTTAGTCCCTTCACTATCTGAAATGAACTTTGGAATATTTGAAAACCGAACTTTCAACGAAATCCAATCAGAAGACAACTATCATTGGAATAAATGGAATGAAGATTACGTAAATTATCAGATACCCGAAGGAGACAGCCTGGCTGACTTTCACAAGAAGGTTTCCGATTTTGTGGACAAGATAAAACATCAACAAGGAGCTTCCCTTGTGGTGTGCCACGGCGGGACCATACAGAGCATGGTGACACACCTTTTAAATCTTGAAATTCAAAAGAGGTGGAACTTTCATATTCCTTTGGGCGGAATGGTAGAGATAGACTATGAAAATGATTTTGGAGTAATAAGAAATTTGATGAAATTGGTTGAATAGACAGGCGGATGGACCGCTTGTCTTTTTAATATATTATAAAGAGAATGAAAAATACTTAGCAAGGTGTTAATATATAAGTAAGAAGATGGATAAAAGGAGTTGAATATTTTGAACGCCATATTTGATTCACCCAAACCTATTAATGAACCTGTGCTAAGTTACAGAAAGAACAGCGAGGAGAAAAAGGCTTTAAAAGAAGAACTCAAAAATTTAATATCACAAACCATCAAGATTCCGCTGATAATCGGAGGAGAAGAAGTTTACACTGAAAAGCAGATGAAGTGCATCGTTCCTCACGACAAAAATCATGTTCTTGGATATTGCAGCGTAGCAGGAGAAAAGGAAGCTGACCTGGCAATAAAAGCTGCGATATCGGCCAAGAATGAATGGAACAGTCTTTCCTGGAATGACAGGCAGTCAATTTTTTTAAAGGCGGCAAGCCTTCTATCTACAAAGTACAGGGCAGTTGTCAACGCAGCGACAATGCTAGCCCAAAGCAAAACCGTATATCAGGCAGAAATAGATGCAGTTTGCGAGCTGTGTGATTTCTTGAGGTTTAATGTCAAGTATCTTGACCAAATTTATGCAAGCCAACCTCTATCTGATGAATACACATGGAATAAAAGCATCTATAGGGCTTTGGAAGGATTCGTGCTGGCAGTCAGCCCCTTTAATTTTACATCCATAGCCGCTAATTTGCCTGCAGCTCCTGCCATGGCTGGCAATACAGTTATCTGGAAGCCCGCCTCGGCATCTGTTTATTCGTCATATTATATTATGAAGCTATTGATTGAAGCCGGGCTTCCCCCCGGGGTGATAAATTTCGTGCCGGGAAAGGGAAGCGAGATTGGAAAGCGTTTTCTTACATGCCCGAACCTGGCTGGAGTTCATTTTACCGGCTCCACCAAGGTATTCAGAGGCATGTGGAAAGTAATAGGGGAAAACATCGATAACTATAAAACATATCCCAGAATTGTTGGAGAAACAGGGGGCAAGGACTTTATATTTGCCCATTCAAGCGCGAGCATAAAGGCCTTGGTTGCCGCAATGATCAGAGGGGGATTTGAGTATCAAGGGCAAAAGTGTTCTGCGGCATCTAGGGTTTATATACCTGAGAGCATATGGTTTGATGTTAAGGAACATCTGCTGAATGAAACAGGCAAGATAAAAATGGGAGATGTAGAGGATTTCTCGAACTTCATGGGAGCTTTGATAGATGAGGAAGCCTTTATCAAAGTGACAAGATACATACAGTATGCCAAGGAGTCAAACGAAGCAAAAATCTTGATTGGCGGGCACTGGGATGATGGGTCAGGTTACTTTGTAGAACCGACGGTGATACAAACGTCAAACCCAAAGTTCATAACCATGGAAGAAGAGATATTCGGACCTGTGCTGACGGTCTATGTATACGATGATAAAAAACTTGAAGAGACACTTAAACTCTGCGATAAAACATCTGGATATGCACTTACGGGGGCGATTTTTTCTCAAAATCCGACGATAACGGCACTTATGAGCAAGATCCTGGCGAATGCAGCAGGCAATTTTTATATTAACGACAAGCCTACAGGAGCAGTCGTAGGCCGTCAGCCATTTGGAGGCGCCAGACATTCTGGAACAAACGACAAGGCTGGAAGCATGCTAAATATGCTTAGATGGATGAGCCCTTTGACTGTTAAGGAAAGTTTTTTACCACCCGAAAGCTTTGAATACCCTCACATGGAGGAAAAATAAATTTACAAGGAGCGTTATATGGATACATTGACAATAGCACAAAAGATCAAATCCGTACCGGTGGAAAAGATATTCGGTTACGAAGAATTAAAGGAAATCAACTGGCTTTGGATCAACAGGGATATTTTCAGGGACATCATCTACAGTGCAGACACAAAAGACGAGCTTGAAGAAAGTGAAATCGACGAATTTTTAAGAATTATCGGAGATGAAGATTTTGTCGAGCTTCTTCAAGACAGGATGAGCGATAAAGGCTTTGTGTTTATGGACAGCATCAGGTTCAAGAAACTGGAGAAGGGGTTTAAGGATTTTGGCGTTAAGACGTTCATATTCGTAAATAGAAGATACCTGGCTAGGCTTCTGGTTCACTTTAACGACGAATTCGACTGGATTCTAAAGGCAATGACAGTTGATTTAAGTGGGTACAACGACAGGGAATTACAAGAGGTGTACAAGGAATATTTTGAAAACAACGCCAGGATTCTTGAGGAAATAGCTGTTAATGGATCATACAGTCAAGATTTGCTTGAATGGGATTTTGATATGGATACAAACACGCTCTCTTGCAGCTACCAAGGAGAAAAAACCAGCCAATGGTCAGGTGAGGAAGCTATAACCAGATTTGAAGAATTGATGGAAAGGTGAGGATCCTTTTAAATGAGAATGTACGATATAATTCTTAAGAAGAGAAACGGCGGATCCCTTTCAAAGGAAGAGATTGAGTATTTCGTCGAAGGTTACACCAATAATAGGATACCTGACTACCAGGTATCCGTTCTTTTAATGAGCATATATTTTAAAGGAATGAATACGGATGAAACGGTAAGCCTTACAGACTCGATGATGAAATCAGGAGATGTTATAGACCTATCGGGTATCGATGGAATTGTTGTGGACAAACACAGCACCGGTGGGGTAGGGGATACAACCACATTGATACTTGCTCCCTTGGTAGCATCATGTGACGTAGCTGTCGCAAAGATGAGCGGTCGTGGCCTGGGACATACAGGGGGAACGATAGATAAGCTGGAATCAATTAAAGGATTTAATGCAGAGATTTCGATGGAAACTTTCATTGACAATGCAAACAGGATAAAAATCGCCTTGGCGGGACAAACTGGAAAGCTGGCTCCTGCGGACAAGAAGCTATATGCCTTGAGGGATGTAACTGCGACGGTGGATCAGCTTTCGTTAATCGCCAGCAGCATAATGAGCAAAAAGCTCGCTAGTGGAAGCGATGCAATACTATTGGATGTAAAGGTTGGATCCGGAGCGTTTATGAAAACCCCTGATGAGGCATTTGAATTGGCTCGGATAATGGTGGACATAGGAAACGGGATGGGTAAAGATACAAAGGCTCTGATAACAGATATGGAGCAGCCACTTGGTCGAGCTGTGGGAAATGCAATTGAGGTAAAAGAGGCCATACGGGTTCTTCAGGGAAAGTCTAAAGGTGAATTGCTTGAAGTGTGCCTGGCTTTAGGAAGCGAGCTTTTAGTAATGGCCGGGAAGACAGAGAATATTAAAGATGCTTGCAGACTTCTTGAAAAGAACATTGAAAACGGCAGAGCTTATGAAAAATTCTTGGAGTTTGTGATAGCTCAAGGAGGGGACAGGGAGATGGTTTTAAACCCTGAGAAGCTCCCCCAAGGCAGATTCGTCACAGAGCTGAAATCTGGGGAAAGAAAATATGTCAAAGCCATAGACGGGATGGAAGTTGGCAATTGCGCTCTGGTTTTAGGCGCCGGGCGGGACACGAAGGATAGCCAAATAGACTTGGGTGCCGGCATTTATATACACAAAAAAGTAGGAGAAAAGATTGAAAAAGGCGAAGTAATCGCCAGTTTATTTGGAAACGATGTAAAAAAGTTGGAAGCAGCAGCATCGCGACTTGAAAACGCATTTTCATACGATGAAAAACCCGTTGAAAAAAGAAAGCTCATCTATGGAATCGCATCAAGAAATGGGGTTGAAAGATACTGATTATGCCAACAGTAACGGATATCAAACTTAAAAAAAATAAAAAATCATATGAAGTATATGTAGATGATGAACTTTTCATGGAAGCTGATGCTGAGACAATTTATAAGGCTGATATTAGAAAGGGGCAAAGCAAGGATATAAAAAGCCTCGAAAAAGCCAAGGAAGCAGCCCATGGGAACAAAGCTTATTCAAAGTCGTTGGGGTTTATTGCCTACACGAGCAGAACGGAAAAAGAAGTTCGGGATTACCTTTTAAAAAACGGATTTTCTATTGATGCTGCAAAGCGTGCAGTAGATAAATTGAAGAGCTACAATTTCATTAATGATGAAGAATATGCAACACGCTTTGTAAAAAACAAAGCGGAATTCGGTGACCAATCCTCTAAAAAGGCTTATACGGATCTTATTAAGAAGGGGATTGTTGAATCCACTGCAAAGTCTGCTATCGAAAAATATTTTACGAGAGAGCATGAATGCACGATAGCATTCAAGGAAGCTGAAAAATTGAATTTTAAGTACGCCAGGGATCCTTACAGAAAAAAATGCCAAAAGGTATCTCAAAGATTGGCTGTGAAAGGGTTTGGTTTTGATATTATCTCTGAAGCAGTCAAGATGCTTGACAATGAAGGAGAAGAGAGTGAGGAATTTAAGCGAAAGTTTGAAAAGGCCTTTGAAGTCGCATTCAAAAAATACCAAAAAAAAGACCTGAAAAACTATGACTTGCAAGTCAAGGTTATTCAGGCCATGATGTCCAAAGGTTACGAATACGACAAGGTTAAAAAACACCTTGAAAGCTACCTGGCGGATATTAATTTTTAAAACTGTGAATAGGTGCAGGTATTCTGCCGCCTCGGTTAATAAAGTCAGCACTCGAGAATTTGCTCACTGACATGATCGGGGCGTATCCTAATAGCCCCCCAAAAGATGCAGTGTCTCCAAGATCCTTGCCG encodes:
- a CDS encoding cobyric acid synthase, which codes for MRKPSIMFQGTGSSVGKSILTAGISRVLKNRGLNVAPFKSQNMALNSFITADGKEMGRAQVVQAEAAGIEPKVHMNPILLKPSSDVGAQVILMGEVYKNMDAREYHAYKPKLKKLVKSAYEMLEREHDCIVLEGAGSPAEINLREDDLVNMGMAELCDCPVVLIGDIDRGGVFASIYGTYMLLEDNEKERVKGFVINKFRGDITLLTSGIEMLEGKIGIPCLGVVPYFRHHIDDEDSVSLRFGEKKNKDVKIGVLKLPHISNFTDYTPFEMEEDVEIRYIKSSYEFEGIDFLIIPGSKNTIEDMIYLKETGMKEQVLKLHKKGVPIFGICGGYQILGKKIIDYGNYESRVNEIDGLGLIDSITTIFQGKRTEQVNGKLCFDYFGNKLRDRVSGYEIHMGVTELKEDINPMLILSTGEREGAVKDGGLVSGTYLHGIFDNEEPRKTILNAIRKDKGVENGKATESFSQFKEKQYSQLGEVLERSLDIDKIIGIMKG
- the cobU gene encoding bifunctional adenosylcobinamide kinase/adenosylcobinamide-phosphate guanylyltransferase, whose translation is MGKITLVTGGARSGKSTFAENRAREKEKVAYIATSIPFDEGMAHRIKKHREQRPNSWITVEKHKDFNSLTLTPEIKDCGLFLVDCLTVMITNLMFYSGLDFDTCSHEQVDDLELEIKKEVDSLLNLALDKDMIIVTNELGMGLVPAYKMGSYFRDIAGRMNQLVAQRADEVYFIVSGIEIKIK
- the cobS gene encoding adenosylcobinamide-GDP ribazoletransferase, with translation MRKLLIAIGFYTRIPVNFKKEVTTDEFYSSMRLMPLVGVIIGGLMYAGSILLERYDADVRGLSLAVFYIMLTGGLHIDGYMDSLDGLMSNRDKAKALEIMKDSRVGAFGALGIIVLFAVYVVFMKHSQSEVLFLMPIAGRCCGLVSAGMTSYARESMDLGGRFVEGTKLWHGAAAISICGVIAALINTDYLVPLAVTVLIAASMVKWIERKIGGTTGDTTGMIIEMAQGVFLISVYFHLG
- a CDS encoding histidine phosphatase family protein, which encodes MKFYMVRHVETTGNIENRFAGITETGYTENGLRQFEVLTKKLAEDFEFDSIYSSPISRAKKIACAVGNQISLKVNLVPSLSEMNFGIFENRTFNEIQSEDNYHWNKWNEDYVNYQIPEGDSLADFHKKVSDFVDKIKHQQGASLVVCHGGTIQSMVTHLLNLEIQKRWNFHIPLGGMVEIDYENDFGVIRNLMKLVE
- the pruA gene encoding L-glutamate gamma-semialdehyde dehydrogenase produces the protein MNAIFDSPKPINEPVLSYRKNSEEKKALKEELKNLISQTIKIPLIIGGEEVYTEKQMKCIVPHDKNHVLGYCSVAGEKEADLAIKAAISAKNEWNSLSWNDRQSIFLKAASLLSTKYRAVVNAATMLAQSKTVYQAEIDAVCELCDFLRFNVKYLDQIYASQPLSDEYTWNKSIYRALEGFVLAVSPFNFTSIAANLPAAPAMAGNTVIWKPASASVYSSYYIMKLLIEAGLPPGVINFVPGKGSEIGKRFLTCPNLAGVHFTGSTKVFRGMWKVIGENIDNYKTYPRIVGETGGKDFIFAHSSASIKALVAAMIRGGFEYQGQKCSAASRVYIPESIWFDVKEHLLNETGKIKMGDVEDFSNFMGALIDEEAFIKVTRYIQYAKESNEAKILIGGHWDDGSGYFVEPTVIQTSNPKFITMEEEIFGPVLTVYVYDDKKLEETLKLCDKTSGYALTGAIFSQNPTITALMSKILANAAGNFYINDKPTGAVVGRQPFGGARHSGTNDKAGSMLNMLRWMSPLTVKESFLPPESFEYPHMEEK
- a CDS encoding pyrimidine-nucleoside phosphorylase, which encodes MRMYDIILKKRNGGSLSKEEIEYFVEGYTNNRIPDYQVSVLLMSIYFKGMNTDETVSLTDSMMKSGDVIDLSGIDGIVVDKHSTGGVGDTTTLILAPLVASCDVAVAKMSGRGLGHTGGTIDKLESIKGFNAEISMETFIDNANRIKIALAGQTGKLAPADKKLYALRDVTATVDQLSLIASSIMSKKLASGSDAILLDVKVGSGAFMKTPDEAFELARIMVDIGNGMGKDTKALITDMEQPLGRAVGNAIEVKEAIRVLQGKSKGELLEVCLALGSELLVMAGKTENIKDACRLLEKNIENGRAYEKFLEFVIAQGGDREMVLNPEKLPQGRFVTELKSGERKYVKAIDGMEVGNCALVLGAGRDTKDSQIDLGAGIYIHKKVGEKIEKGEVIASLFGNDVKKLEAAASRLENAFSYDEKPVEKRKLIYGIASRNGVERY
- a CDS encoding RecX family transcriptional regulator; translated protein: MPTVTDIKLKKNKKSYEVYVDDELFMEADAETIYKADIRKGQSKDIKSLEKAKEAAHGNKAYSKSLGFIAYTSRTEKEVRDYLLKNGFSIDAAKRAVDKLKSYNFINDEEYATRFVKNKAEFGDQSSKKAYTDLIKKGIVESTAKSAIEKYFTREHECTIAFKEAEKLNFKYARDPYRKKCQKVSQRLAVKGFGFDIISEAVKMLDNEGEESEEFKRKFEKAFEVAFKKYQKKDLKNYDLQVKVIQAMMSKGYEYDKVKKHLESYLADINF